The DNA region GATCTTCTTTTTACGCTCAGAGACGGCAAAGCAGGTCTGGGAAACGACCATCTTTATGTCtattcttcttcctctggccGTTGCTCCTACCTTGGCCAGCATCTCACTGGGATTCAAAGCAATCCGTATATCCACGGCCTGAGCTACCGCTCGGGCAGACTGCATTTGACATGGGTCTACCGTGGTTTTGTCCACTATGACGGATGGGATGATCTCGCAGACGCCAAGCACAAGCAGCAGGCTGGGCCCAACGGAGCGGAGAACAATCATGATTTATGTTATGCTTACAGCGACGGCCTCGGAAAAACATGGAAGAATGGCCAGGGCAAAGAGATTGCGTCAAGAGACCTGGGGATTAGCACTATCGATAACAACAGCGAGGGGATCGTTGTTTTTCGCATCCCTAAAAGATCAGGTCTCACGAATCAGGAATCTCAAGTCGTTGATCTGGACGGCGGTGTCCATGTTTTGAACAGGAGTTCCTTGCCAGTTGGATCGAACAACAGGAGCGGCGTGGAAGCCGTCCACTGGAGACATTATTACAAGGCGccgggtgatgatggtgcgtCTGGTTTCCTTTGGCGTTGCTATCAAAGCTAACATGAATATCCAGGAATTTGGTCTGAATTTCTGCTCCGACCAGTATATGGCAGCACCAGGGGAAGACTGGCTGTTTCGAAAACCGGGGATGTAATCATCATTCTTCCCGATGCAGAAAATGGACGTGTGTATATTGAAAGGGCAACCAAAAGCAGTGGGTATACTGCTCATGAAGAGGTTTGGTCTGGAGAAGGGCTCAGGGGTGAACCACTGGTTGACCTGCCACGGTTGGAGAACGATAACGTGTTGTCGTTGATGGTCTTGGCTGATACCAAATCATCAAATGACATAGATCCAGGAACGAGGAATGTTGTGGTATTGGACTTTGAATTGTAGTCATACACCGTTGCCTGTATGCTATGTACGCGAACTGAATATTCCCTTCCTTTCGTGTGCTCCCATTTCCACTCCGGATATCTTCCCAAactatataaaaaaaaaggtatcATGACTCGTATCATCATCAGAAAACAAATTGAAAGGAAAATAAGTCATTTAAACAAATCCAGTCAAGGTCTCCAAGCTTGAAAAATCCGCTCTCCCGTTTCGCCCATGTCCCCTCAACTTGGCATAGACGTTGATTCTCCCGTATTCCGGACCGGTATCGACCGTCCTAACAATCCACAttgtcctcctcttcttgacTCCTCTTGTTTGTTCAAAGCCTGTTTCTTGGTCAacatttctcttttctctcggGACAAAAAGCAGCATCTTCTTACTTGGAGTTTTGTAACATGGCTCGGTGTTTGTTCTCAAGGGAAATCCCATTTGATTCCCTAGTTCCTTTGAATAATGTACAGGATGGGACTGTCGATCATAGCTCTCTGGCTCGGCAGATGGCATGTCCATCTCCAGATAAGATGTCGGGTTCTGATCCCAGCTGTACAAGCTTTCGCTCTGGAAT from Podospora pseudoanserina strain CBS 124.78 chromosome 1, whole genome shotgun sequence includes:
- a CDS encoding hypothetical protein (COG:S; EggNog:ENOG503P0H1; CAZy:PL42) → MLSRPTYTVLGSDPTNRKCRINCYAFQQDAIVTFQGWQYAAFCSPLPDVAEPLYVHLARRRLLEPPHDNPGGWEVLALTDYPQTVDDGHNTVQLGISPGDGTIHLSYDHHCDVLRYRYSCRDLALKPTEFAWISSHFTTTLDYLPGLPASHKPFHYVTYPRFCAADSDLLFTLRDGKAGLGNDHLYVYSSSSGRCSYLGQHLTGIQSNPYIHGLSYRSGRLHLTWVYRGFVHYDGWDDLADAKHKQQAGPNGAENNHDLCYAYSDGLGKTWKNGQGKEIASRDLGISTIDNNSEGIVVFRIPKRSGLTNQESQVVDLDGGVHVLNRSSLPVGSNNRSGVEAVHWRHYYKAPGDDGIWSEFLLRPVYGSTRGRLAVSKTGDVIIILPDAENGRVYIERATKSSGYTAHEEVWSGEGLRGEPLVDLPRLENDNVLSLMVLADTKSSNDIDPGTRNVVVLDFEL